A window of Bradyrhizobium diazoefficiens genomic DNA:
CGAGAGCTCTAGCCATCGCATAATGACAAACCACCAAGGATCAAAGCGCCGTTCGTTCTCGACGTCACGATGGCTAAACAGGACAGCGACGTAAGCGCCACGGTCATCTTCGCCTGGCGAGGCCTTTAAAATCGAGCGCGACGGCGGCAGGTCGCATAAGCGCTGTAGGTCTGGTAGGTCGGTTCTCGATCCGCTGATAAAATCCTTCAGCTCCACAAAATAACGCAGGCAATGGTCGCGTACTTCAATAGCAGCTTGATCTTCACTAGATGTCTTTTGCGTCGCCACTTGCGTAGGCCTCCTGAACAACATCACTTAGGTAAATCGGGGGATCTTTAGCAGCAACACCCTCCTTGGTATGCAACGGCTCGATTCTTTCGTCCATCTCCTGAGGACTGTACCGACACCTATCTCAAGGTCACCGGCGCACCTCTACGCCTTCACCGCCGGGCAACAGCCCTCATGACTTTCATGGGGGGGGCACGCCCCGTTGGCCTTAGATGCCGTGACCTCAGCCGTTGCCTAAACCTCTACCCTTTCGTGATCCTTCCGGTATTCATGATTGATCCCCGCGCCTGATGACGCACCCCTCCGAAGGACACGCGCGACCTGTACCCCTGTCCATTCGGTGTGCCCCCGTGAGGTAGGGATACGTCTATCGGTAAGTGCACGAGCCAGCCCTTCATGGGATGTCACCCCGCCGCTCTGTAGCTCTCTGAGGGTTGGCATGAGGTCGTGTACCCGTTGGGTAGCCATTCTTTGGCGTGCGATCTTGCTTGCTTGATGCGCTGCCTTGGATATCGCCGCTCCTCGGAAGCCTCCAAGCTTGACGCCCCGCTTCTTCGCCGCTGCCAGAGCCGCCTTGGTCCGCGTGGAAATGAGTCCCGCTTCCAACTCCGCCACGGCGGCCATCTGCTGAAGCATGAATCGACCCGTGGGGCCCTCGATTGCGGGCAGGTCTGCAAAGCGCACCTCCGCCCCGGATTCCAGCAGACGCGAAAGAAACGCTACCGATCTCGTAAGACGATCTACCTTAGCGACGACAAGAGGAACGCGATGAACGCGAGCCGCAGCAAGCGCCTGTTCCAGGGCCGGTCTGTCGCTCCGGCGTCCACTCTCAACCTCCTTGAACTCCGCGATGACCTGCCCTTGCTCCTTCAGGTAGGCGGCAACGGCGGACCTTTGGGCAGCCAGTCCAAGTCCGGATGCTCCCTGCTTGGCGGTCGATACGCGATAATAGGCAACGAAGCGGTTGATTGTGGACGACATGAGGGGCCCCAACATTTGCAACAATGTCCGTTGACCTAAATGTAAGGGGCCTCATGTCTCCACCACAACGTAATTAACGTGAGTCAAATCGACTCAGCTCTCACGGGTGCGGGCTCAGCTCTGCGGATTGCGATCGGGTGATTGTTGCTCTGGACTTTGGTTCGATTTCAGGGAGGGGGAGGGGGGAAACGCTGCGTCGCCGTCGCGTAGGTCACCTCTCACATGCGTGACCCCCTCAAAAAAAATCGCCGGACTCGAAGAAGAGGGCCACCATGAAGCCGGTCTGTCCTGCCACGCATCGTTCAGTCTACAGCCTCGAATTCGATCAATAAGGTGGACAGCAGCAAAGGAGGTCTGCTTGCCTTCCTCGTTTCGCTCGCCTCATTGCCACAATCGTGCTGCGAGTTTTGCTATCATACGCTACCTTCGGGATTCCATTTATCAGCGTTCAAAGCTGCTACGCGCACGGAAAGAACCCGGTGCAAATCGTTCAGGCGCTTTGCAAGCCATTGGTGTTGTTGCGGCCAATCGGACTCATTGTCTGGATCAATTCCGTCTCGATAGATCGCGATGCGAGAATCCCGCCGTGTTGGCAACTCTTCCCATTCCAGCGGATAGCCTAGCTCCTTTTCAATTAATTCCTTTTGCGCCTTGAGGAGGCCGAAGAAGGCTTTTGCTTGCTCATTTCCGATATACAGCTCAGCGCGAATCTGCCCCTTGGCGCGATTCATGGTCGCGGCAAGATAGAAGCCGCTTCTGCCGATTGGATAGGCCATCCACGATTGGGCTTGTGGTTTCTTATTTCCTGCGACTCTCCCGGCTTCTGCCGTAAGAACAGAATTGAGACTGGCCCAATACTCTCGTTGCATCTCGCGAGTTTCGGAAAGGGCACCATCGTCAAGCGCACGGGCGGCTTGTGCGACATAGTGCGACCAGTCGTTCGGTTTCGAGATGATATTGAATTTTGGTGCGGCCGGTGATCCGCCTATTCGCCAAAGCTCAACTTCCAGGCCGAAAAATCGGAAGCTCTCATCGGTGATGCGGTTGAGCCAATCGAGCGTAGACCGATGCTCTTCTGTAAATCGGGCTGCGATCCAAATTATTGTTACGGCCTCGAGGCCAGACGCATATGTCAGAAGTTGACCAAGATGGCTGTGGTCGGTTCGCTCCAATTGATTCTCTATGAGAACCCAAGCGCCCGTTCCAATATCTTTGCAGAGGATATCAGCACGGAACGGCCCTACCGCTTTCTCTTGCGCCTCAACTTCCAAGTCTAGGCCCAGCGTTTCTCCAAGAAGCGCTATATTCTCGCGACGTGCGAGCCACGGCGTGAAATCGACCGATTCGCTCGTCCATATGTTTCTCAGTTCGACGCGTTCTAACTGCCCAAGTGTTTCATTCATTGTCAAATTGCCCCAGGAAGCGCAACGCGTTTTTGCTGTTCGCGTTTACGACCGCAAGATTTGTCCGCTTGAAGTACAGGACTGTGCTTTGCTGCTGAAGTTGATTACCTCTCGCCGCGACAAGCCGAATTTCGTGGCCTCCTCATCTCCTAATTTCGGGGTCTAGCCGTCTGCCCGGCGCCTTATGGTATTCGTTTTGAGGTCTTCGAAGTTCGGCACCTATATAGGCCCTTGCGGTTGTTGGCGGCGCTCTGTGGCACCTCAAGGCCGCGACGGTGCAGGAAACACGAACGGAAATTCAGCCGCGCTCCCAGCCCTGAGCTTCTGCATTAATTGATCGGACTTGATCGGCCCCTCCGCCTCCTCGTGTTGCGCGAGGTCAAGATAGTAGTTCTCGCCGTCGTGTTTAGCGAAGATGATCCAATCGCCCGTAAGGCGGTTAGCGTTGGCGCGTTCGGTCATACCTTCGATGAAAATGCGATGGAGCAAGACCCCTGGCCACTTGTCGGGATCATGACCGTGCCGCTCAGCTACCGCACTGATGCTGGCCTTCAGGGCAGAGTTACCTTCACCTCTTGAGATGTTCCACCTCTCACCGATGTTTCGGAGGGTGTGCCGTGAAGCGAAATAATGTGCGTGCCATAGGGGGAACAGAGGGGGATACTTAAACTGTTGCTCTTCCTTAACTGTCGTTCTTGCCTTCAGGTCCTCCAGCGCATCAATCTGGCGCAAGACCGGCAGGAAGTCATTGGAGTTGCAAGCAAGGCGGACGATCAGCGCGAGGCTCACGCGAGCGGCGTAGGGGGCGTGGCCCAGTACCTCCGACTTGAGCTGAGCGAGCTGCTCAAGGGTTAAGCTAGTCTTTGCCATGCCAGAGGGATGCAGATCGTTCATGCCTCACAATCTCACGATTCTAGCCAAAGAACATATCGCTGATTGAGTAACAGGACTGGTAAACATCGTGCTGATCTATTAGAAAAAGCCGTTATATTTCAATTGCAAGTACGCGGGAACGCGCAATCCGCCCCTGGGCACCAGAACTTCTACCCACCAAGTGTCGGTGGTTCGATTCTCAACCTCACGCCACATGAAGCGCTATGGAACGCGGTGAACAGCCGCGAGCGACTCTCACATGGGTAGGAATCTGGGTAGCAACGAAAACCGAACTGGCGTCCTACCCACCCGATTTGTCCGTGGTTCGATTCCGGGGTTTGACAGGGTCCCCACGCTCTTGCAGGCGCGGTTGCGGGTTTTCGAGCGCGTGAGACATTGAATTATCGTTCTTTGAGAGCTGGGGTTAACTCACGTCAAACATGTTCGAGATTCGTGTGTATCGTTGGACAAGCGATAGCAAGAAAGTCCGCACAGCAAAGTTGAAAGGTCCCGGAGGGTTCTTTGCGTGGATGCGGTTGTGGTTCGACCTCCGAAAGTATTCTGTTGTAAAAAATTAATAGAAGCAGACCCCAGTTCTCACGGAATGAAAACGAGCGGCACTTGGCCGCCTGAGCAAAATAGGTACCTGATGCAGTTCGTCACGATATACACGTTCGAGCAGGATCAGGCGCGCATCGATGCGATGCAGACAGCCTCTCTCGGTACGAACAATTTTGGCATCAGTCCATTGCCTGCGCTTGTCGGAACGCCGGAGTGGTGGCGTGCAATCCAAGACGGCTCACTCGCTTGCGTAATTGTCTCCGGGACGATCTCCCGCGTTTACTGGGGTAGCATGGGAGACTGGCCCGAATGTGAGATCACGAGCAACGACAGATCGCAATCCAAGTGGACCCGTGAAGGTGACATCGCGAGGTATGTCGAGGGCCTGCAAGTACGGATCACCTACGTGCTTCATCCTTGGAAAGTGCCGGATCAACATGGGCTCGGCGGTGCGTCGAAGATTGTGCTAACGGTGGAGATCGAGGACAGTGATCGCCGTTCTGACCCACGTGCCCCCGGTCCTGGTGGCGTCGGCCTCCACAGGGAGTAGCAGGTGAATATCGCTTGGCTCCAGGGAGAGCTTAGTTAGCGACTGCGTCGGACGGCGATGCTCCATGGTGCGCCGCTGCCGCTCACAGAAACATGGGTAGGAAGCTGGGTAGGTAACTTTCGTTCGTTTGAATTGCCTAGTGGTGTCAATATCTTAGAAGATCAGATATGGTCTGCCCCTGGGCACCAAATCCACGCTTTTCCACGCCGGAGCGCGATCTCGCAGGGTTGTGGACGGTTGACGCCAGGCGCGCTCGCGGATTTCTCCCCCTAGGGGTCGCCAAGTTTACATACGTCTAGATCCTGCCTCACCGATGCTTGCGATATCGATGCAAGCGACGCGGAAGGGGCGTCTTTCGGGTTTAGGCGGCCACATCGCGGAGATCGGGTGTTGCGCCTCCCGGATTTGAACCTGGCCAGGGGTTCGCACGAGGGCAGCTCCGCGATTGTGAGTTTCGCGACGCATCGGAAGGATTCGCTATCGCTGGCTCAAAGTCTAACACCACCCTGTCCCAACGCTGCTGGTTGTTGCCGATCGTAGGCTTGCCGAACGTCAGGAGAATTTCCCAGCGCACTGCGGGCAGGGCTCGTTGGACTGCGCTTGTCCGCTCTGATCCAATCCGGCCGAACAGCTCTCTTGCGGCTGCATGATGAGTTTCGCTCTTCAGCCAGAGAAGGAGCATGCATGTCGTGAACGGCGCCAGGATCCACGAACTCCGCTCCAGCGACGAGGGTTGCAGCGATGAGTAAAAGCTTGCGCACGAATGCTGCCGGAGCGGCAATCCTTGCTGCCGGACTTTTCGTCACGACCCCTTTGCTCGCGGGTGATCGTCAATACGGTCAAGGCGCAAGTGATACTGAGATCAAGATCGGCCAGACGATGCCCTATAGCGGTCCGCTCTCCGCATCCTCCGTAATCGGCAAGGTGCAGACAGCCTATTTCCGCATGATCAATGATCATGGCGGCGTCAATGGACGCAAGATCACGTTGATTTCCTACGACGATGCGGCGACGCCGTCCAAGACCGTCGAGCAGGTCCGCAGGCTCATCGAGAGCGACGAGGTGTTGTTCACATTCGAGACGCTCGGCAATGCCTCGAACATCGCGGTTCAGAAATATCTCAATGACCGCAAGATCCCTCAGCTCTTCGTGGCCGGGCGGTCGACGCGTTTCGAGGATCCGATCAATTTTCCCTGGACGATGGGATTTGCTCCCAATCTGCGCACGGAGATTCGCGTCTACGCGCGTTTCATCCTGGACAACTATCCGAATGCCAGAATCGGCCTGCTCTATCAGAACGATGAGACCGGCAGGGATTATCTGACCGGGTTGAAGGATGCGCTCGGCGCAAGGGCAGGCGAACTCATCGTCAGTGACGCTTCATACGATGTGTCGGACCCGACCGTCGACTCGCAGGTCGTGCGCCTCAAGGCGGCCGGTGTCGACGTCCTCATCGACATGGCTGCCTCGAAATTCGCCGCCCAAGTCATCAGAAAGATGGCAGAGCTCGATTGGAAGCCCGTTCACCTCCTCGGCGTGGGCTCGTCCTCGATCGACGCGGTCCTGAGCCCGGCGGGCATCGAGAACGCAAAGGGCATCATCTCGGCGAGCTCGTTCAAGGAGGCCGCTGATCCGACCTGGCGTGATGACGAAGGCATGAAGCGATGGAGCGCCTTCATGGACGGCTATTATCCGGGAGGCGACCGGAAGAGCATCTTCACGGTCTATGGCTATAGCGCCGCCGAGTTGCTGGTCCAGGTCTTGAAGCAATGCGGGGACAATCTCTCGCGCGAGAATGTCATGGCGCAGGCGACGAGCCTGAAAAACGTGAAGCTCGATCTGCTGCTCCCGGGGCTCTCCGTCAACACCAGCCCGACCGACTATCGTGTGGTCAAGGAGTTCCGGATGATGCGTTTCACAGGCGAACGATGGGAGGCGTTCGGACCGATTGTCAGCGATTGATACTGTACGGTTGTTTGCGGCTGCTGTTCGCGCCGAGTTGGCCGCTCTACCAGGGATGCCATGCCAACCGCTCACACCACCATACTAAGGACAAACAATAGTTCGTCATGTCGGTGGTTGCGTATGGTTCCCTCCCTGGGCACCATTCACTCTCCTTGTTCGACCCCTTGTTCCCGTGAAAAACATGCTCGCCGCCGAGTGCGGCGAAGCCGCACCGCGCTGACGGTGCACTCGATGCACGCTCGCGAGAATTTCGCGGCCGCGGGGGCGCTGCTCAATGATGATGGGCCGATACGCCCTTGACGCATTGCGTCAACAGATCCGCGGTGGCGGATTGGCCGATATCACCGAGACTGATCATGCCGACCATCCGCTTGCTCTTGTTGATCACGGGTAGCCGGCGGATTTTCAGCGTCTCCATGTGATGCACGGCTTTCGTCAGGTCATCGTCTTCCCGGCAGCAATGGATGCCTTCGGTCATCACCTCCCGCGCGGTCATGCGCGCAGCGTTGAAGTCCCTGCTCGCGAGACCTTTGCAGACGATATCGCGATCGGTCACCATCCCGACCAAATGGTCGTCTTCGCCGATCGGAATACAGCCGATGTCGTGCCCTTGCATCAACTTCGCGATCTCGATGATCGGGGTGTCGGGGCTGACCCAATCGACGCCCTTGTGCATCACGTCTCTGACTTTCATGGAGGACCTCCGTTGCGAACGCAGCCCCCGCCGAATTGACTATACATCGAACCGGGTGCGGCCGCACGCGCGAAGGTGCGTATCGGAATCATCTCGCCGCCACGCCGCGTCAGTCATGCATGCTGAAGCGTCCAAGCGGTGCACTGGCCGTCAGGCGCGCGAACTGCGCATGGGTAGGCTGGAGCAGAGCTACGCCGGCGCTATCCATGCACGCCCTCGCTGCACGGACTTTTCGCTAAAGAGGGTTCGGTGTGATGGCGATAGAGGGGGCCAACCCGCGCCTCAACGGAAGGCGCTGGCCGTCGCTGCGGCAATGAGTGGGGAGGCGGCCGGTTGGAATAGCATAGATATATCAATAGCATAGGAGTTAGTAACTTTGTTCCGCACCATTCCGCTGATGTCGGACGGCCTGAAAGCTCGGCTGCTCTGCCGCATCCGTGCGCTGTACGCGTCTGGCTGCCGCTGATATGCTCTTGGCCATAGGGACAGTGAATGGCGGCTGGCCACAAACTTTTCCCGCGATGTCGGCTTTCTGATCGGACTCGATCCCGCTCGCACTTTCTTGCATTGCCTCGATATAACGTTGAACAAATTCCCCCCGGCTGCCAGGTCCCCCGCTCACATTTGGGAGATGTGTCATGGCTGCATCGGACTGGCGTCTCGAAGGCGAATGGATGAAGAATTGCAACTGCGCGTTTGGCTGCCCCTGCGATTTCAATGCACCGCCGACCCACGGCTATTGCCGGGGCCTGTTCGCCATGCGAATCGCCAAAGGACATTTCGACGGAACCAAGCTTGACGGTCTCTGCTTCGCGATCACAGTCGATTTCCCCGGCCCCCTGCATGAAGGCAACGGGACGATCCAGCCAATCATCGACGAACGCGCCACGCCGGAGCAGCGTCAGGCGTTGTTCAATATCTTTTCCGGAAAGCATTCCGCCGAGGGCACGTTCTTCCAGATTGTCAGCATGATCGTAACCAAGATCCACGATCCGGTGTTCGCACCCTTCGAATTTTCCTTCGACAAGAACGGACGCGTCGCAAGACTCGTCGCCACTGGCGTCCTCGAGACCGACGTCGAGCCGATCAAGAATCCGGTGACGGGTAATCCGCACCGCATCCAGGTGGTGATGCCCGAAGGATTCGAGCACAGGGGTGCCGAGGTCGCGTCCGCCAACATCCGCTCGACCGGCGCTATCCCGTTCGAGACCCACGGCACGCACAGCTCGCTC
This region includes:
- a CDS encoding CBS domain-containing protein, which encodes MKVRDVMHKGVDWVSPDTPIIEIAKLMQGHDIGCIPIGEDDHLVGMVTDRDIVCKGLASRDFNAARMTAREVMTEGIHCCREDDDLTKAVHHMETLKIRRLPVINKSKRMVGMISLGDIGQSATADLLTQCVKGVSAHHH
- a CDS encoding DUF1326 domain-containing protein yields the protein MAASDWRLEGEWMKNCNCAFGCPCDFNAPPTHGYCRGLFAMRIAKGHFDGTKLDGLCFAITVDFPGPLHEGNGTIQPIIDERATPEQRQALFNIFSGKHSAEGTFFQIVSMIVTKIHDPVFAPFEFSFDKNGRVARLVATGVLETDVEPIKNPVTGNPHRIQVVMPEGFEHRGAEVASANIRSTGAIPFETHGTHSSLTNVVQTPEGVAA
- a CDS encoding DUF4268 domain-containing protein is translated as MNETLGQLERVELRNIWTSESVDFTPWLARRENIALLGETLGLDLEVEAQEKAVGPFRADILCKDIGTGAWVLIENQLERTDHSHLGQLLTYASGLEAVTIIWIAARFTEEHRSTLDWLNRITDESFRFFGLEVELWRIGGSPAAPKFNIISKPNDWSHYVAQAARALDDGALSETREMQREYWASLNSVLTAEAGRVAGNKKPQAQSWMAYPIGRSGFYLAATMNRAKGQIRAELYIGNEQAKAFFGLLKAQKELIEKELGYPLEWEELPTRRDSRIAIYRDGIDPDNESDWPQQHQWLAKRLNDLHRVLSVRVAALNADKWNPEGSV
- a CDS encoding recombinase family protein, whose protein sequence is MLGPLMSSTINRFVAYYRVSTAKQGASGLGLAAQRSAVAAYLKEQGQVIAEFKEVESGRRSDRPALEQALAAARVHRVPLVVAKVDRLTRSVAFLSRLLESGAEVRFADLPAIEGPTGRFMLQQMAAVAELEAGLISTRTKAALAAAKKRGVKLGGFRGAAISKAAHQASKIARQRMATQRVHDLMPTLRELQSGGVTSHEGLARALTDRRIPTSRGHTEWTGVQVARVLRRGASSGAGINHEYRKDHERVEV
- a CDS encoding ABC transporter substrate-binding protein is translated as MSKSLRTNAAGAAILAAGLFVTTPLLAGDRQYGQGASDTEIKIGQTMPYSGPLSASSVIGKVQTAYFRMINDHGGVNGRKITLISYDDAATPSKTVEQVRRLIESDEVLFTFETLGNASNIAVQKYLNDRKIPQLFVAGRSTRFEDPINFPWTMGFAPNLRTEIRVYARFILDNYPNARIGLLYQNDETGRDYLTGLKDALGARAGELIVSDASYDVSDPTVDSQVVRLKAAGVDVLIDMAASKFAAQVIRKMAELDWKPVHLLGVGSSSIDAVLSPAGIENAKGIISASSFKEAADPTWRDDEGMKRWSAFMDGYYPGGDRKSIFTVYGYSAAELLVQVLKQCGDNLSRENVMAQATSLKNVKLDLLLPGLSVNTSPTDYRVVKEFRMMRFTGERWEAFGPIVSD